In one window of Microbacterium dextranolyticum DNA:
- a CDS encoding helicase associated domain-containing protein, with protein MTAHRKDTPRSAATASRFAQTVGELAAAVRRRDGALPSAGSPDPADVRLARWLAKRRWEAGRGLLSDDRVRLLDRAVPRWRESTHSRAGFEAALAECADWLRSRGHLPRSAGGGPTETRLGRWIVARRYDAGIGRLSLGHAERLDADLDGWRVASAPSRR; from the coding sequence ATGACGGCGCACCGGAAGGACACCCCGCGCAGTGCTGCGACGGCGTCGCGGTTCGCGCAGACCGTGGGTGAGCTCGCGGCTGCGGTGCGCCGCCGAGACGGCGCCCTGCCGTCGGCCGGATCGCCCGATCCGGCCGACGTGCGCCTCGCGCGGTGGCTCGCGAAACGCCGCTGGGAGGCGGGCCGCGGTCTTCTGTCCGACGATCGGGTGAGGCTGCTCGATCGGGCCGTTCCCCGCTGGCGCGAATCCACTCATTCGCGTGCCGGCTTCGAGGCGGCGCTCGCCGAGTGTGCGGACTGGCTCCGCTCCCGGGGACACCTGCCACGATCCGCGGGCGGAGGACCGACGGAGACGCGCCTCGGCCGATGGATCGTCGCTCGGCGTTATGACGCCGGCATCGGCCGGCTGTCGCTCGGGCATGCCGAACGACTCGATGCCGACCTCGACGGCTGGCGCGTCGCGTCGGCGCCGTCCCGGAGGTAG